In a genomic window of Pedosphaera parvula Ellin514:
- a CDS encoding alpha-L-arabinofuranosidase C-terminal domain-containing protein: MKRRTFLKNCTGLAAGLGLSGELSSLAAAQAGEARDSGNAIVVDTKPLFDISPYLYMQFMEPLGTTDSSVEASWSYDADDWRRDFIETSKDLAPDVVRFGGLFSRYYKWREGVGPVEKRPWMRNYVWGGKETNRVGTHEFVDYCRRIAAEPLYCVNFLSDGFQHYAHTREGNRTADAKEAAEWVSYANDPESSERKAHGYDQPYGIKLWQLGNETSYGKGGFTRDQSIAATLEFAKAMRKRDPAIQLIGWGDNGWAGELCKQAGEHLNYVAIHMMGQTPMRKDTVLNGFEYQNAPERAWEELMEMVHERVEKKLLALEAELDAHQSQLPIAITEGHLSLTPHNANPLLTEWLTGVYHARVLNLYQRHGDRVKICTAADFNGSRWTTNALILQVPGGVSYLLPAGAIMRLFKKHNGKQGLKVRTLPSSLDVAASRTGNKIFLHVANMDYSRAIDTTFAIDGMVVTGGRVFEIAPENPRQEISHKNPDVFKPRERVLAKEEILRWRFPARSVSAVELDCVPS; the protein is encoded by the coding sequence AAGCCAGGGATTCCGGCAATGCAATCGTCGTGGATACAAAACCGCTGTTCGACATTTCTCCTTATCTGTACATGCAGTTCATGGAACCGCTGGGAACAACGGATTCCTCCGTGGAGGCATCCTGGTCGTATGATGCTGATGATTGGCGGAGAGACTTTATTGAAACCAGCAAAGATTTGGCGCCTGATGTGGTTCGTTTTGGCGGATTGTTCAGTCGATATTACAAATGGCGCGAAGGAGTGGGGCCGGTGGAGAAGCGCCCCTGGATGCGCAATTATGTCTGGGGTGGAAAGGAAACCAATCGCGTTGGGACGCATGAATTTGTCGATTATTGCCGGCGCATCGCAGCGGAACCGTTGTATTGCGTAAACTTTCTGAGTGACGGTTTTCAACATTACGCGCACACACGGGAAGGGAATCGCACGGCCGATGCGAAAGAGGCAGCGGAATGGGTTTCGTATGCGAATGATCCGGAGAGCTCTGAGCGCAAAGCACATGGTTACGACCAACCTTATGGGATTAAACTCTGGCAGTTGGGAAATGAAACGAGTTACGGAAAGGGCGGGTTCACCCGGGATCAATCCATTGCAGCAACGCTTGAATTTGCGAAGGCGATGCGTAAGCGTGACCCAGCAATCCAATTGATCGGTTGGGGTGACAATGGGTGGGCAGGGGAGTTATGTAAGCAGGCAGGTGAGCATTTAAATTATGTGGCGATCCACATGATGGGACAGACACCGATGCGCAAGGACACCGTGTTGAACGGCTTTGAGTATCAAAATGCACCGGAACGGGCATGGGAAGAATTAATGGAGATGGTGCACGAGCGCGTCGAAAAGAAGCTTCTGGCGCTCGAAGCTGAGTTGGATGCGCATCAATCCCAACTGCCCATCGCCATCACCGAGGGGCATCTAAGTCTCACACCACACAACGCCAATCCGCTTCTGACCGAATGGCTGACGGGTGTTTATCACGCACGCGTTCTCAACCTCTATCAACGCCATGGTGACCGGGTGAAGATTTGCACCGCCGCTGATTTCAATGGCTCGCGTTGGACCACCAATGCTTTGATCCTTCAGGTGCCAGGAGGCGTCAGTTATCTTCTTCCCGCGGGTGCGATCATGCGCTTGTTTAAAAAGCATAACGGAAAGCAAGGATTGAAAGTCAGGACACTGCCTTCGAGTCTGGATGTTGCCGCCAGCCGGACAGGTAATAAAATCTTTTTGCATGTGGCCAACATGGACTACTCACGAGCGATTGATACGACCTTTGCAATTGATGGAATGGTTGTCACTGGCGGCAGAGTTTTCGAGATCGCGCCGGAAAATCCCCGGCAGGAAATCAGTCACAAGAATCCGGATGTCTTCAAGCCCAGGGAGCGAGTGCTTGCAAAGGAAGAGATTTTGCGCTGGCGTTTTCCTGCACGCTCGGTAAGTGCGGTCGAGTTGGATTGTGTCCCTTCATAG